The following DNA comes from Candidatus Firestonebacteria bacterium RIFOXYD2_FULL_39_29.
ATTACGGTATTCATTTTTTGTATTATGCTCTTGTCTGCCTGCGCGCCAAGGAGCGGTTATTCCACTGAAATGCAGGTGAAAATAAGGGAAATGGAAGATAAATTAAAAAAATATTTGGACAACGAAAAAATAGTCAAAGAAAATCTAAAAACTTTTGATACTTTTGATTTTGTCGTTTTCAGCAATCAGGAATGGGTCAGGCTTCACGAGAGTCATTCAAAAGATGTGATAGTAAATTGGCCCACCGGTCATCATACAAACGGCATCGAAAGACACATAAGCGACCTAAAGGAAATGTTTGTTTATTCTCCCGATACTAAAATAAAAGTGCACCCGGTAAAATTCGGCTCCGGCGAATTTACCTGCGTTACCGGTGTTATGACGGGCGCGTTTACCAAGCCTTTGCCTGTAGGAAACGGTAAATTCATTGAACCTACCGGTAAAAAGTTTTCTATTTCAATGTGCACCATCGGGCATTGGAAAAATGGTGTAATGATAGAAGAGTGGCTGTATTGGGATAGCGCGAGCTATATGCAGCAGATTGGACTGGCGAAATAGACTTTAAATATATTACAGCTGCAGGGATTGCTCTCCGGGTTGTTGTTTTTAAACAAAGAGCCAAAAATATTACCTTTCAAAAACTACAAGATTCTTTCACTTACTGTCTTTGCTTCTCCTGCTATTACCTGCTCCCCGGTGTTGTTTAACTTACTATATTATATGGAAGTTAAGAAATCTGCGCATATGTGAATGCAAAATCAAAAGTTTTTAAAAGGGGAAAAAGTCAATTTAGCAGGTAATCAGCCTCTACTATGTCCGACCGGTTAAGTATATAGTTACTAAAGAATCTAGTTTCAAAGGAGAAATATTATGAAGAATAAATGTTTTGACAGATCCAAAAGTAAAAGGAGAAGTATGAGAAAAAATGTGTTGGTTGTGGGGGCAATATTGGCGGTAGGTCTTTTAAGCGTAGTTTTTTCGGAAGAGCAGCCAAAAAATGCGGACAAGATAATAATAAAATACGGATTGGATAATAATGGTTTTCAAAATTATCCGTCTACTCTTTCGGTTTCCGCCTTTCCTCTTGTTGGCGCGCAATCTCTAGGCGTTGATCTCGGTTCTTCCGTTCTGCTTGAAATACAACATCCCCTTTCTGATAAGTTAAGCGTAGGGCTTGGAGCTACATATAATATGAACAGGACCCTTCATAACACAACTGCTGAATTTAGTTTTTTACCGGTATATGCCACGGTATCTCTTTTTCCGATCGGAAGTATTGTAGGTCTTGCTCCCTATGCAAAAGTAGACTTAGGATACAATGTTTCTTATACAGGAAATGCTCAATATTTAGCGCCCGCGCCTTTTGTGACTACTTTAACGGGAGGGATGTATTGGGGTATAGGAGCCGGAGTAAAATTAGTTAATACAATATTTGCGGATATTATGTTTACCTCTTATTCGGGCACATATAAAGTTGCGCTTAATCCGCTTTCAACCGACGTGGCTATTTTATACACAAAAGTAAGCGTGAATGTAGGAATAGGTTTCGACCTGTAAAAGTGCCGGCGGCCTATCATGTAAAAAGGATAGACCGCCGATGTAATATGAAATTAAAAAGGAAAATATATGAAAAAAATTCTATTCTTTTTTTCGGCGCTATCGGTCTTGATCCTTTTTTCGGGATGTTTAACCGGCTATCACACCGTGGTTGTAGTTTCTGATTATGATGAAAGGTTCTGGCTTGAGGATCACTGGGTTTACAGGTTTTCTTATGGAGACCAGTTTGTTTACCGGCGCTGGTATAACGACAGATGGGAAGATGAAAGACGGGAAAGTTCCTTTTGGGGGAAAATAAAATGGGAGAGAGCGTCCCATAATGACAGAGATGACGGTCGAAGGTTCGAAAATGAACAGAACCGTGAAGAAAAAAAAGAGAAAAACTTAGGAATAAAACAGGAAAACAAGCATAAAGGCGGACACAAGTAAAGTTGTTTTTTGATTGCAGCCTGGCTGCAAGAGAAGAACAGGAGGCAGTATGGGGATCAAAAGTAAAGAACATGAAATAAAAGATGCTCGGAAAATAGAAAAGCTAAAATCACGGGTAGATGAACTCCGGGAAGTGATAAGAAAAGGCGCGGCGCATCTCTGGACTGACATCAGGAATAAATATAGTAAAGCGGTTTCGTTATTCAAAAAGAAATGAAAGAGATCCTTTAAGTTGAAGTATTAAAAATGCGGGAAAGAACTAAAAAGGAGGATTGAAATGTTGACAACAACTGTAGTTATACTCCTGGTTCTCTGGGTGCTGGAAAGGAGGCTTTAAATGCTGGAAACAGTTGCCATTGTTCTTTTAATTCTCTGGGTTCTCGGATATGTAAGCAATTATACGTTGGGAGGATTTGTACATATTCTGCTTGTGATAGCAGTTATAGTTATTTTAGTAAGAATAATTAAATGGAAGAAAATATAGGAAAAGCAGCAAGGGAAGCAGGGGAAGAAAAAAAGCAAGAAAAGCAAGGGAAGGGGAGTTGAGGAAAGTCTAAATATCAGACAGTTATACTTTCTGAAATCTTTTAATCCGCCTCAGGAGGACACCTGGGCGGAAACAGAAAGTGAAGTGCAAAACCTGGTGAAGAGAAGAAAGAAAAGAATTTTGTATCAGTGAAATCCTAAAATTTTGCAATCAGTGGAATCTTTTTTAAAAAGGAGAAATAAAATGAAAAAAGTATTTTTTTTGGCGGTAT
Coding sequences within:
- a CDS encoding polyketide cyclase; the protein is MIKSNCYTGIITVFIFCIMLLSACAPRSGYSTEMQVKIREMEDKLKKYLDNEKIVKENLKTFDTFDFVVFSNQEWVRLHESHSKDVIVNWPTGHHTNGIERHISDLKEMFVYSPDTKIKVHPVKFGSGEFTCVTGVMTGAFTKPLPVGNGKFIEPTGKKFSISMCTIGHWKNGVMIEEWLYWDSASYMQQIGLAK